TCAGTTCCAAGCAGACAGGTGTACTATCCATTAAAGTACGCATCCAACTGGCCATACTagtgaataattgtgcatatacttaTTGCATAAATTACGCTTGCgtaaatactattggttactactagcatgctgaagatcatgattgtgtgagagatcatgatgcatAACGATTATATGCTAGCCGGTTTCAGACGAACGaatacggctcttattatagcaaagatttagactagctttactagcttaagttactagcttaagttactagcttaagctacTCAAATTCACTGGgttattattctattacccatgcaacgccggaCGTTCACCTAGTTGAATCATACATTCAAGAACCCAGTTTATTAAGAACTCACCAAATGATGAACAGTTTTCCTTTCCACAGACTATTTAAACTTTGAGGCGACCAGTTGTCTGTCATAGATACAGGGCTGAGGTCTACCTTAGGAAATTCTTATTCTTTAAGGAAGTGTCCATGCACTTTTGCAGAAGATGTGAGGCTAGATGAAAGGTATAAACTCAAGGACTACATTAGTACACCAGCTGTTGGCTGGGTGCACTCATTCTATTTACGACGCAAAGAGAAGGAGCGTGGTGAACTCTCCATATATATAGACAGCCTGTTGTGAGTGCATTTGCCTGTGACTTCTTATGTCACCATAGTATAGTGTTACAAGGTCAATGTTGCTTTGGGGCGATGCCACCTTCTTAAATGACTAAAGCGCATATTTAAATGCAGAATTAGCAAGTAGGATGGAAAGATGGTGCTCAATCACTGGATTTCTTTGCTTCAAAGTTTAGTATTTTTAACATACGTCAGTTCATGAGTATGTTAAAAACTACTAAGATTTGATGATAACGGGAAACTCTTCTTACTGTGATGTATATTCTTTGAATACCGATTCTTAAAAGCCTCCTTCAACTATAGAGTTGGTAATCACTGAATATTTCCAAGGCCTCTCACAATATCTGGTTTTGTACAAAACCATGCTTTGTAATTTCTACAGTGGCCATTGTATCAGTCTTCTatgataaaaatttgtttaacatAGTTGAATTTAAAAGCAAGTcttaaaaatagttataaaatacTTAAGACTATCAACTGCCAAAAAAGACACGCTGACATTGCGCATCGAGAAGTGACTAGAACAAGTTAGTAACAATCATAAAATGGGCTTTGCTGTCTACTATGGCTTCAGCCTGGTAAccatgacaaccaactaaaatttgTGAAATTCATTTACATGCCATCTTTTCTGACTATGTAAACTAGTCTGTAATTATTCCATCAAAGAATAAATTCTTTGAAGCATATCATGGATGCTTGGGAACACAGTAATTGTGTTCTCATGCACACTCAAGAGCTTACAACTCTATAGGAGGGCCATTCTCATACATGGAGGTGCTTGTGTTGGATGCTGGATTTTTCTAGTAATTACGTACTTGTGTTGAGCTTATGCAATATGCCTCATCTCCTCGTCTCCCATCCTTAATTTTGCTGGGATTGCATTTTAGGCCTCTGCAAGAGAAGGCAACAAGCAACTGCGTATGCATACCAGTGACTATGAATACAAGTGCTCAAGAGTGCATGAGGCTAGCTCTCGTTCGTTTTGGACTAGCGAATGAAAACATAGATGACTTTGTGCTAACAACTATTCTTGTGGACAAGGCAATCATAGACCGGAAGCTTGAGTTGGACGAACGACCATTTAGTCTCATACAGAGTATCGCTAAGGTCTGTAATAACGCTGAGGCTACGTTGTACTTTGTAATGCGTATGATTTTGGATATGTTGGGTTCATTAGGTCAGAAGCATTGATGAATGAGAGCACTAATGGTATTGATGTTATATTACAGGACTCGGTGTGTAGAGCAAGGATGACTAGGTTCTACATACAGCTCAAGGAAGACCCACACGGCTCATTGATATCCATTTTTATTAGTAATCTACCTATTAGCTTAACTCAACATCAATATAGGAAAATTCTATTAGACATCATTGGTGAAGGTGAGCATCATGTGACGGTACTGTACATGTTGGATCACTTACTATTGTAGCTATAAAGCTCTGTTTTCATAGAAAGCATTTGATCTCTTGTGTTTAAAATAGCCAAATAGGTAAGACATTGTTACATAACTTCTGTTCTGATTGTGTGACAAGACCATCAACTAATGACTAGTGGAATAGAAATGTTGCACATTTCTGTTGCCATGATGTTGAGAAGCTTTACAAGGTGAATCAGGGATGCGGCTGCTTGTTGGAAGAAAGTGAGCAAGTCTCGCTTTCAAATCCAGATTACAGTTTTTTGAATAAGCGACTACATAAGAAATTTCTGCTGATCTTTTTCTCAATAGCCGCTTGTTACGGTAATAGATGACTTGTAGATAATTTATGGAGTGTGCTGGATGCGATATATTATGAATATGGCTCTCTAGTGATAAGCTACACGTCTGGAGAAAAGGCTAGTACAGTCTTTCAGCTCTTGAACAGCGCATCCTTCGCAAGCAAATCTCTCTACGTGATGCTTCTTCCTAAATTACAGGTAGCATGCCTCCTCGTAATCCTCTATCATTAGTTGGATAGAGTTGGTCAGAATATAACACGCTAAATGGCATCACacgctatataatataacacgCTATGCTATATAGCATCAAGTGTCAAATAAACTAGATTTAGAAACCAAATATTAGTTATTTATAGTAAAAAACCATTGCATCTGTTAAAAAGGGTATCACAGCCAATGGTTTAATGGCATTTGGTAATGGTGTAGATATATTTAGTTGCTGCCTGTTGCAGGCCCACATGATGGCTGACACAGACTGTCCACTTCTCGTATTTGTAAACACTCGCAGCGGCGGCTGCCAGGGTCAGCAACTTATTACCTGGTTTAAACAAGTTCTTAATCCACACCAAGTATTTGATCTCTTAAATGGAGGACCACTGCCTGGGTAACTAGTACAATTTGTTCTAGACGTTGAGTTAAAATTCTATGAGCACCTTTTGCTGGAGTTGTTTTACCATTAAAGGTGTATATTAACAGAAGAACACAACTAACATATAGTCGGTCTATAGATTTGCAGATATCTGTATGCGTATAGCAGACCCACTGGTATGCGATTTGGCATTAAAATtccaaaattaaaacaacaaataaatattgcattCAGTCTAGAAGCCTCTATGTAAATGGTTCACTATTTCCGTTATATTCTTTAGGGTTAGTTCATGCCCAGGAAGTAAATGTCTTCGtagaatcatatatatatatatatgattcatatatatatacgattcatatataatcatatatacgaatcatatatatatatatatgattcaTATATCTAtgattcatatacatgtatatacgaggtctgatccaaaagttcccggaattgagttgtatactcgtgcatattcacacgatggaaaaacccattgcagggttggctgggaaacacctctggagtgttgtcacaaaatttcaggttgctatgacaatgcgttctcaagtgagctaacgatatgtcaaggtttgTCCGGTGCTTCcgtctttttaaaaaaaatttatcatgtgtaataaaccagaacagcgcatttgcattaaattttgtgtgaaattaggaaaaacaaggatattacaacctttaaaataaagttttgatcattcttgaaagcttccttaaaattgttgcaagcgtgcatcctgACCTCGTTTTGGTCATCAATCAGCAAGCTTGGCACAAACTTTGCTGCAACtcgtttaatttgttaaaaaattgtttaaattgtcagttaaaactttttgaacagttccaaaAATATGTCCAGTCTCTCAAGATATCTCTAATGGTTAAACGTCGATCtggcatgactagtgacctcacactgtcaatttacgagcaggttcttgccgacgctggtctgccagacctcgcgtcatcttcagtgctgtctctaccttcacaaaaacgtttgtaccactcaaaaatttgtgttttttatagaccagcatcttcaaaagcagtagttaacatttcaactgcctgagtacttgttttccctaatttcgcacaaaatttaatgcaaatacgctgttccAATTGATTAGGcatgacgataaatttgttaaaaaaatgacggaagcaccggacagaccttgacatatcgttagctcacatgagaacgcattgtcatagcaacctgaaattttgtgacaacactccagaggtgtttcccagccaaccctgcaatgggtttttccatcgtgtgaatatgcacgagtatacaactccattccgggaacttttggatcagacctcgtatatgattcacatatatgtatatatatatatatatggatgcTTACATATTGGTACTTAATTAGAAGTTTAAATACGTTTTAATCTATCGAATTTTTTCATTCACTGCCGAAGAACGTAGATTGTAACTTATATGCTGTCTTTTTATGGTTTTATGTCATCTCTCACTTACCTCTCGTCGATATTGCTTGCTTGataataaatatgttttagGTAGTTTAATAATTCTTTTGCTGGGAATTTGTAATCTAAAAATATTCTAAATTATCACTTATTGATTGCAAAATCTACTAAGTGTTATATTTGTTTGGAAGGTGCGAATCATATGGCCCGATTTCCTGAAACTTTGGTTGCAGCGATTGCGTATCCAGACTAATGTACTTTTTTGACTAATATAATTTTCTTAATGGTTAGTGAGAAAAAAGAGTTGATTTGGTAACGTTGACACTGTGAAGCCCTGCTATTGAACCTTCTCATGCAATCTTAAGGATGACTAGTGCTAGTTTGGTGTTAATTTGCACTGTAGGCTCTACGTATTCCGCTCAATAAGGCGCTACAGGATGCTTGTGTGTGGCGGAGATGGCACTGTAGGCTGGGTGCTTCAGTGTCTTGACAATGTAGGTCAAGATGCTGTGTGCGATGCCCCACCCATCGCTGTCCTTCCTTTAGGCACTGGTATGTTTCCTATGTCAGTCCTTTTTGTTTGTCTTATCTAGCGTACCAGGAGATCTGATGTTACAATATTGTGGTGGTCATGACCATCGTAACTAGTCAGCTACACACTCCGTACGCACCTCCGTACACACCAGCCGGCTGTCGATCAGCTGAGCAGTAAAAGGAGGCAGGGCTTAATGTTTTTCTGTTGCTATATAAGACAATGGCTGCACACTTGAACAATTATACCAGTAGCATCGCTAGTGTTTGACACTTGTCTCtgctataatatatttgttCTCAAATATGTTATAGcatattattgttttgacatctCATTGTTGCAAGAGCGTCTACACTTGATGACAATAATTAAAGGACCTAGATTTCCAAATGGACTGAGTCATAGACTGGCCGGAATATAGATTCATTTACAATAAGTTTGGCAACATTGTCAGCATATACTGTGTAGCATTGATCAAGGCAATTCTTacctttttaaaaactgttgagGGTTTCCAGCTTTTTGTTTATTAGGCGTGGCTATAAGTTTGGTTGGCACTCCCTTCAACCCCCACAGTCTCTTCTGCCTAATCACCGTGCTGAGATGTGATTTTGTGTGTTGCAGGCAATGATTTGGCTAGAGTGCTGCGTTGGGGTTCTGGCTACACAGGAACAGAAGACCTGATGAGTCTCTTACATGATATCATAGATGCCGAGGACATTCAGCTAGACAGGTAAAAGGCTCTACATAAGCCGGCAGCGCTCCGTTTAGCTTTGATTATTTTTAGCAAAGGTCAGCTGAATGATAGCAATAATCCGAGCGCTTTGTCTCTCTTCAGGTGGACTGTCATATTTCACCCTGAAGAGAAGGAGACTGATGAAACCAAGGTCGCTTTGGCTAACGACACTCAAATGGCTGACACAAATGAGGACACGACACAGATGTTTGTGATGAATAACTACATGGGCTTTGGTATCGACGCAGAGCTCTCCCTTGATTTCCATAACGCTCGTCAGAAGAACCCCGAAAAATTCAATAGCCGGTGAGCCAGTGTTTCGGTGATTTCAGGCGATGGCGTGCAAGGACTGAGCAATAGCAAGGGTTGTACCAGACAGGCATAGGACTTATAAAACAGGCATAAAACTATAAGAAGTTTTAACCTGATGACGTGTTATGTTTATTTCGTTTATGAATCAAGGTGCGAAACTGTaataaaagtttgaattttttgatacttACGATACTAAAGTAAGTTATTAGGAAGTGTATGTATGATTGAGCGTTGCAATTGTTACTCCAGGCGGGTCACTTTATTTCTACAGTTATAATTACTAGTTGTCTCCTCTTGTTAGTCAACTGCTTCAATACCCTGACATCAAGTCTTACCCCAATAAGCTGAACATCTGTTGTAGCTACTATGTTTGGAATCAGTGGCCATATAATGGTATTCTATGCAGCTGATGGTTTGTTGATTTACTGCGAACTAGTAACTTACAAGTACTCACTTACACCGCTGGCTACAAACTTGAGTTTAACTGAAACAAGCACAGAATTGTAAATCTTCAAGTAAAACAAACTTATAAAAAACAGTGACTCGGTTATTGCAGGGTTTTTTGTCAAGCGATAATAATACATGTTCTATAGCCATAGCTATAGAACATGCATGTTTTAGCCATGTCTATAGCCATGGCTTGACACGCATGTCCTATAACCATGGCATGACACGCATGTCCTATAGCCATGGCATGACACGCATGTCCTATAGCCATGGCATGACACGCATGTTCTATAGCCATGGCATGACACGCATTTCCTATAGCCATGGCATGACACGCATGTCCTATAGCCATGGCATGACACACATGTCCTACAGCCATGGCATGACATGCATGTCCTATAGCCATGGCATGACATGCATGTCCTATAGCCATAGCATGACACACATGTCCTACAGCCATGGCATGACATGCATGTCCTATAGCCATGGAATGACATGCATGTCCTATAGCCATGGCATGACATGCATGTCCTATAGCCATAGCATGACACACATGTCCTACAGCCATGGCATGACACGCATGTTCTATAGCCATGGCATGACATGCGTGTCCTATAGCTATGGCATGACATGCATGTCCTATAGCCATGGCATGACACACATGTCCTATAGCCATGGCATGACATGCATGTCCTATAGCCATGGCATGACACACATGTCCTACAGCCATGGCATGAAATGCATGTCCTATAGCCATGGCATGACATGCATGTCCTATAGCCATAGCATGACACACATGTCCTACAGCCATGGCATGACATGCATATCCTATAGCCATGGGATGACACACATGTCCTATAGCCATGGGATGACATGCATGTCCTATAGCCATAGCATGACACACATGTCCTATAGCCATGGGATGACATAGTATGCTCATTTTCCAAATTCGTTCCCCTCCACGGTAATTATATTTTCAAATAGTCAAACCTTGAACCATTGTCTAGAAAAGGTAGCGGTGACATCGTCAATCAAGCTGATGGTGGTCCAACATAGACATAGATGATAATGACTCATTCATTACCCCAGGTTGCACAACAAAGGAGTCTATTTTAAAATGAGCTTAAAGAAAATGGCGAATAGACCATCCAAGCCTCTAAACCAACTACTGGTAGTTGAAGTGGACGGGCGGGTGCTCGACTTTCCTTCCATTGAGGGGCTGATAATCCTTAACATCTTCAGGTATGGTCTCAAGGGTTTATAGAAGACACGCTAGCTGGTGCAACGATGCTGTCTAACTTGTTGCATTAGCCATTGCTGCTTATTAACCGGCAATACATTTTAGCTGGGCATCAGGCTCCCACCCTTGGGGCCCAGAGAGGGATGTACACTTTAGCAATCCTAATCATTGGGATGGATTACTGGAGGTGATAGGAGTCACCGGGGTCGTGCACATGGGCAAGATATCCGGAGGGTTAGGCAGTGCTATACGACTAGCTCAGGGTGcccatgtatgtatatgtattctcACACTCATTTTGCTTTCATTTACCATTAGTATCCTGTGAATATTTCTGTcagaaattttttatgtaactaAAACAACCAGATTTTAGAATTGTACCAGGTATGCTATTTCGTTGATCGCAAAACTGAATCAGTATTTTGCATTTTGACCTTTTAAAGGTtgaacaaaatttacattacaactatttggtatgaaaaggttcaccttgtcttactctgctgtgttgtaggtgcaaaatatgtggaaatgtgattacaagctcttaaaagctcaaaaacgaacagttaatcgcagccatcacgaaaacgccgtaggttggaatcccttgatttcgatgacgtacttaactcgatgtggttattgttttgacacatgatgttatcacgtgaattgaaagtccaataaaaagctcaatataaaatttctcgtagtactagttcatgacaaacacttcgggttctaccgaaagcctttatcaaatatagatgctcgctactttacagttttgtttcggcttgatctaatcattcagtcgtaatctgatcatgtgacccatacttcctgctgAATggtgcgaacaatttctgcagcattttttgactatcacacgtgaccaacaggctcctcatgtttatcagaggatgatatgcactccttcgagctaaggttaaaacattaaactaatttttaggctaggttttgagatatctgGTTtgagtgctcaaagtgacagcattacaatgatgaaacAGAcccataaggacaatagacatggttttgttgaatgggtgaagtatatttgtgaaaatatttcgacgaatgaggttgcatgaaagtgtaaacagaagctcatcctgttcaactacgtcccatttgattcattttggaaagggatttcAACCTgtggcgtttttgtgatggctgcgattaactgtttgttttttagcttttaagagcttgtaattatatttccacatatcttgcacctacaacacagcaaagtaaaacatgatgaatcttttgataccaaataactgtaatgtgaattttgttgcaagtcaacctttaacaatacttTAGAGAAAATATTCATCTATGAACAAGTTGTTTGTTTATTAtgtgatttattattatttattatatttaatatcaaGATATTTTCACAGCTGAAGATTAGCATGAAGGACACTCTGCCTATTCATATTGATGGTGAGCCGTGGATTCAGCCCAAAGGTCAATGTATCATCCTCA
The genomic region above belongs to Watersipora subatra chromosome 1, tzWatSuba1.1, whole genome shotgun sequence and contains:
- the LOC137385980 gene encoding diacylglycerol kinase theta-like, with translation MATDAMQEHGHFFTKKSFHKPTYCHHCTDLLWGLIGQGLMCKVCNYVIHEKCFKQVATPCTSYLTDHIKNPSAHCWSDCRTFKKKFCNVCRRKLEDSAAYRCEVCECYAHLECKDFVVSNCKQCATYTPHIDQNTVVHFHHWREGNLPSNSKCSLCKKTCWSGDCLTGYRCEWCALTAHPNCRRRLPVECSFGSLRKIFLPPYCVTVPRLDFNIETLLSFTKPSGIIRSVSSEWPSTESRADEELPLLAHPTVSPTVSAPTLSGSKSPREAKSEKDELDKIFVYDGNASYKDGIYRVVNMPKSVTVANILDEVLRLFHMPPEPDKFYLSVIGETEDVRLDERYKLKDYISTPAVGWVHSFYLRRKEKERGELSIYIDSLLPLQEKATSNCVCIPVTMNTSAQECMRLALVRFGLANENIDDFVLTTILVDKAIIDRKLELDERPFSLIQSIAKDSVCRARMTRFYIQLKEDPHGSLISIFISNLPISLTQHQYRKILLDIIGEDNLWSVLDAIYYEYGSLVISYTSGEKASTVFQLLNSASFASKSLYVMLLPKLQAHMMADTDCPLLVFVNTRSGGCQGQQLITWFKQVLNPHQVFDLLNGGPLPGLYVFRSIRRYRMLVCGGDGTVGWVLQCLDNVGQDAVCDAPPIAVLPLGTGNDLARVLRWGSGYTGTEDLMSLLHDIIDAEDIQLDRWTVIFHPEEKETDETKVALANDTQMADTNEDTTQMFVMNNYMGFGIDAELSLDFHNARQKNPEKFNSRLHNKGVYFKMSLKKMANRPSKPLNQLLVVEVDGRVLDFPSIEGLIILNIFSWASGSHPWGPERDVHFSNPNHWDGLLEVIGVTGVVHMGKISGGLGSAIRLAQGAHLKISMKDTLPIHIDGEPWIQPKGQCIILKSALKATMMKKTKAKVRRRDTEPNLTFGEPHGAMALSQSSEQTHF